TAGTTTAGGAGCTGTAAGTACTTGTGAAATTTATGCAGTTTCTAGTATATCACTGAAACGTAATATTGTTCATAATGATAATAATTTCTTATTTGTAATATAGTCAGGAGCAGTAATGGGTATCCTTGGATTTGTATGTACTCAATTTCCAGATACGTATCTTGCTATTATTTTTCTTCCCATGTACAAATTTACAGCAAGCACGGTATACtgataatttaatttcaatcatttaaaGTATCATGCACAGATTGGATtgtgtttattaataaaattgcttATTATAAATAGGGAATTAAAGCAGTAATGGGGTTGGATATCTTGGGATGTCTCTTACGTTGGCAATATTTTGATCATGCTGCACATTTGGGTGGAGTGTTATTTGGAATGTAAGTGCATTTGTGAAAAAAACTTGCATTCAGTTGGATCtgtacatttttttattatactttttATAGGTTTTGGCAAGCATGGGGTAATAGTAATATATGGCAAAACCGTATATCAGTATTAACATTTTGGCATGATTTGCGTAAACCACCCGGGTCTCATTGATGCCTTTATATACTGTACAAGTTATCACTTTTACTAGAATCTGTAAAAATCACGCGCGTGTATAAAAGTAAGCGATTGATACAAGAAATTAAAACTGTGAAAACAAGTAATAAAAGCCAAACAAATGATACAAGTAACTATTTATATTTTCACTTTCTTTTATAAttactaatttaaaaaaaaaaatagagatgAATTTACTATTTATACTATAGTTACGCACCGGAGGCACCGGCAACGTGGTTCGTAGAATTTCGGACAGTCGAGAAAGACAGACTGACCACTCGTCGTCCTCTTTCTCGACTCTCCGAAGCTGTCCAAAGTGAGTGCAACATTTATCGAACGTCTAATTTAACGGGAATCTAATTTTCATAATGGTTTCGACCGATAAGTTCATCTTAGTATGAAAACAGGCAGATAATAAATGGGACTGTAATAATATCAACACAATTCACTATTGGTATTTTGGTACAACGTAAACAAAAGTATCGATTATTTCGTAACGTAACGCGGTACAGTTCCTAGGGGCCGAGAACCAAGTTGGTCAGTGACACAtactctctttctcgattctctaaagctacccgaagtaatttcggaccgcctcgtgggagtcgagagagccgcccaagtttgtcgtgtaaGAGTTCgtaaccttcaacgctagatggcgtttaTTTTTGGACCTCAACCCCTCTGGtgataaaacgcccaagtttgtcgtggaatagttatcgtccacgctagatggatttcacgacaaacttgggcgttttagcaccagagggttcgaggtcgaaaaatgagcgccatctagcgttgcagataacgaactattcctcaacaaacttgggcggctctctcgactcccacgaggcggttcgaaattacttcgggcaacttcggagaatcgagaaagagggcattaaTTAATTATAAAGAATTATTCGAAGCAGTAATTAGTTTCTTGAtcgttatattaaaaatttcgaaaatatacGGCACCATTTATAAATTGGAATTTGAACTACTAAAAAACAGGAGTAACAGGAGTAGTgtaggtcggtgaaactttttcAAAGTCTATATGAAACCTAGGAAAACAACGGTTATAGTATAGAATCTCCATATAATTAAATTGAACCGATATACATAGATACATAGTTCTTCGTAACAGTCATAGAAAAGTTTTTCAtgattatttaaaaaacttGAAATTCCATTATTTCAGCATTTCGAGCCTCGATCTGAACTTACGTACATCACATTTGATTAAAAATGATTCGGAGAGTTTCGAGTAAACGATAAAGAAGACGAATATGAAGGTTTCTTTCTCGATTTCTCGAAGCTGCCCGAGAACTCGCATGACGGACATACTTGTGCATTAGTGTGTCAGAAACGGTGCGAAAACGGAACGAGTGATGGTTGAAAAGTCGGTGctgtaataaatataatacgTCTGTCCACGATGCATTCAATTTATCTCTATGTGTTTATATTTTAACGCAAGTAGATTGATCAATATCTAAAAATAATAAACCGATATCGCAATGATAGAATCTTCAGCATGGAACGCAAAAAAAGACGAGACTATATACAAAGCGGTAGGTTCGATACATTTGCGAAAATATGGACAGTTTTTTGAACAGTTATCAGAAAAAACTTGGAGAAAAGATTCTACGTTAGAATATTTTATGGAAGGTCCTCTTCGGCTAATATATAAACCCGTTGAAGATGTCAGTCTTATATTTTTGATAGaaatggaaaataaatttttattgaaattactTGCCACTGTTGCTGGTACATGCAGAGAAATTAGACTTCTCGAAATAGAAGCTAAAACTTTCtacaaaaaattgtttacacaTGGAGAAAGGGACGTTGAAAATAATCAGAATAATATCACGTCTCTTCTATCCGATTTGCAAGATCTGTTTGTTTTTGTGAACAGAGTATGGACCGTTGCTCATTTAACAACAGAACAATTATCCAGTCTAGCAGGTAATCCTAATGAAGTTTATTTACCTGTACTGATAGAACATTTTATTGATTTATTTGTAATTGTTCTGACATTGGATGAAATTATCGAATCTCAACCATCGTTATTGGAACAATGGAAACAGTACAGAATTCATGTGCATTCCATTATGCATAATCCATCGCAGTTTGGTATAGTAGAATCCAAACTCCATACGTTTGATAAATTGTTAAAGGTACTGCAAGAACATTTATTGAAGAAGGTGATATTTTCTAGAACTATCGAACGTGTAATGGACATAAATAAAAGTACTATGATGAACGAGCAAATTACTAATTATctgaaaaatataatgtcagatGTAGAGAATAAGTCTAACAGCAATGCGGCGTCTAATAAAAATTGGATCAGAGTAAATATCGGTGTTGTTGTATTGACAAAATCGTTTGGTACTTGTgataagaaattaattaaaagagtAATGGAAAATAACAAAAAGTTTTATGCTGTAACTTTGATCGGAAATGTTATATGGTTACCCAGCAAATTTTTGAGTGATTTTCTACCAAAGGAAGCCAGCAATTATACAGTTAGTCCCCAAGTGGGagaaaaaatattaatcttaaGGACTCAAAAATTGTCTCAGACTGTCAATAATTTAATTCATAAGGCTGTCTTGTGGTGCATAGAAATGCCAAATATCATGAAAACTCATCTCCAAGTTTCAGACATTGAGCAGAAACAATTTTTACTTGTAGATTTAGTTAATTTGTTGTCCCAAATTAAAGAGACTATATCTTTTATAATGAATATGCACGCGACGCTTATTAAACCAATGAATCGTAATACAGTTCATTTGATCTGTAGATTAATAGAAGTAGAAAAGTCTTTAGAAAATACATTTTATATATTGGGGCCACTTATAGTGCAATCGCAAAGTCAAGTGTTACAATATCTGAGTTACAATATTTCAATCATGTTAGAAAATGCACGGAAAAGTTTGATACAAAAAGATAAGGGCTATAGCAAAGAAAGATTGGACACATTGTCATTAATAGGTTTAAGCATAAAGATATTAAATGGTCCGGCGAGCGCGGATAGAAGATTAATAATTAGATGTGCATTAGCGTGTGCTGCTCAATTAACGGATATATTTAAAGAAGAAGATACGGTGAAATTAAGATTTTTATTAGACAACTATGATACCATTGCCGAACTGCATGATGTTATTTCCGAAATTTGCGATTATTCCATATTGCTACATCATCAAAACATAATTCCAGCTTACTTCTCTTTTGTAACCGAtagtaatttaaatataaatcatATTGTACATCTGTTTGGTGCATTTAACAGTACCATTAGCGAACAGGAAGGATCAGATTTAAAGGAAAAAAGAATCGTGCAATTAAAAGAAATGTTAATTAAAAACATATTAGAACCCGTTTGCAACGAGATCGAAATAGACTTGAGACTTCATGTCCATGCACATTTAAAATTGGATTCTACCAATCCATTTAATTTTGGAGTAAAAGATGGTGGTAGAGTAGTACAATCTTTACCGTTACCTCTGGCTAATAGTATGATATTTGCAAAGAGATTTATCGAACATTATCTTGACGACATGTTTTATAATCTTACTACGGTGAAGCTGCACGATTGGAGGACGTATGGAATGATGCACGCCCTTGCTCGTTATAAACTGAATCTTGATACCGTACAAAATTATTTACCCACTCAAACCTTGGAACAAGGTCTGGATGCCTTAGAAATTATGAGAAACATTCATGTATTTGTTTCGAAATATTTGTACAATCTAAACACACAAACTTTCATTGAACATATTAGTAATAATAAACATTTAAACACCATTGGAATTAGGCACATAGCAAATTCTATTAGAACACATGGAACCGGCATTATGAGTACAACGGTTAACTTTGTATATCAATTTCTTCGTGTAAAGTTGCACACGTTTTCACAATTTCTTTTCGACGAACATATAAAATCCAGATTAATGCGGGATATAAGATTTATCAAAGCTCAAAGAGAAAACGGAGAAACGCCTTACACGTACGAGAGagcagaaaaatttcaaaaaggcATTAGAAAATTGGGAATGACAGCCGACGATTTGAGCTATTTGGATCAATTTCGACAGTTGATAACTCAAATTGGAAACGCATTAGGATACGTGCGATTAATCAGATCCGGTGGATTGCACGCAAGTTCGAACGCTATTTCGTTTTTGCCAAATATCGACTCGTCCGTATCATTCGAATTATTGtgcaaaaatttaaattacagtATAATAACTCAAGCTGCAGCGAGATGCCTACAAGATGATATTACCAATTTGGTCCGAAATTTTACAGAGGGCATACAATATTTTAAACTTCTCGTCGATGTGTTTGCGTCTGCCTTTCGAGATACGGAATCGCACCATTTGCAACAATTTTATGCTATTGTACCGCCATTAACGTTAAGTTTTGTGGATAATTCGATATCGAACAAAGAGaagatgttaaaaaaaaatcaaacaGGCGCGGCTTTTACCGACGATGGTTTTGCGATGGGAATTGCGTATATAAATGCGCTGTTGGATCAATCGTCAGAACTGGATGGTTTACATTGGTTCAAAACGGTCGAACAACATATAAATGCTGAAAAAGAAGCtgcgaaaaataaaaatgatcaTGGAGATGAAAAATTGCAACAAACGAGAGCATTAACATTAAAACGCTTGAGAGAAAGAAGCGCCGAATTTCAGTTACTCTATTATAGTTTGTCCGGGGCCAGAGTATTCTTTAAACAGTCTGATATATAATACTTTTAGAACGAAAAATAAAACGCATATTCGATCAGATTTTAATCGCTTACATTAATTATACGATTATACGATTATATATCTAATAAAAAGCAGCTTTAAAacattttctattataaattttattttattttcgtaatcCTTTTGTAACATTGTAACAACGAGAAAATAAAGATATAAATTAGTACgttaaacaaggtttaatttaccaaAGGGTCTCTAAAGACTGTAGTTTCTTTTTATATGTATATCGGTATATTTCAGCTtagtatttttcaaatttattttatgcCTGTGGCACGGTACCATTCAATTTGCAAATACTAACTATGCTcatttgtataaatattttctaaacgaACAAGATTATAATGGTTGATATATTTACTTTTAAATAAGTAATGGCTAGATAAATTGACTAGAATTAATTACACTTACAATTATAGCTGTAAAGAACTAAGCGTTTTAGAAAATGTACTTGTACGCAtgaaatcattactgtactgctcgcggtAATAGAAAATCAAGTCTTTTCTATGTCAGTGAATTCAAAGGTCTTCCATGATACTTTACATATGCTACGAGAACAACTTtcctattataaattaaatacaaaatcaCGAACCATCGTTTTTATATCTAATACCTGTACTAACTTTTTTTTACTgtctgtaaatattatttgcctTATACTTTAACAACATTTACTGTCGACTATAAAcagtatattttaaataaatataaattgtttaaaattcctatttaaaaagaaattgataaattttttcaaataatattaacaTTATAATGATCAATTTTACAAATAGTGTGCCatgcataaaatttcaaataactgtCACCATTCTGTGGTAACAGAAAAAGTAATTGTTTTATCAAAGCTTCGCAGATTCTTATCTTAATAGTATAACTGTAGTAATTATTGTTACTATGCAAGTGTGTACTTATCTGtagtaagttattaaaatacgaaatattttgcagctttccattttcttttatATAATATCTAAGGATATTGTTTTTATATTCTACGTTTTTTGATCTTTCCGAGTTTGAGGTCTGTCAAATCATATCTCCAAGCAATCCAATAAGTAGTATCAGTGCATAATTACCGCGTGATTGCTAATTAATTTCTAGTTTACACAGGTTTTATAGGCAAAACGATTCCAATCTAAATTTTCCTTGTTATTTTCGATATAGATATGCTTCTTTGTTGCTTTTGGATAATACAGGCTGAAATTGTCTTTCTTAGATAAAATAAGAAAGATGCTAAAATTTTTAAGACTGAGATCTAGATGACTCCTCAGGATCCAGTAAGTCATCGCAAGAAGCTGTTGGTGGTAATAGTTGCCGGCCACCGCGTTTTTTACTACGCGTAAACACTTTGGTAAGTTGTGCAAACTTACGCCGAGACACTAGAAGAACATGCTCAGAATAACAATGAGAGAATCATATAATTATTAGTAACTGTATATgtataacgaataaataaacaTCCATACTTTTGCCCATATTTTTAAGCCTTTCTTTAAAAAGGTCTTCGTCGTCGTGACCAACCTGACCACTGCATTTTTCAAGATTCGTTCCTGGTATTTTTGTAtctaattaaaaatagtaattatttttaaatgttatttacACGGTGGTTATAAACTACAAAGACCGTGATAATACGTTGCATACCACTTTCCAAGGTTGATAAGAAATCTTCGTTCCAACGTAATTCAGCCATGAATTCTTCATTCTGAAGAAACATGGCAATGCTCTCATCTTCCAGCATAGAGTAATCTGTTAAATACGACGAATCAAAATTTTCTTTCGGAACTTGGGAAAGTTTAAGAAACGTATCTGGTAATGGTCCTAGTAAAGCGGGTTGCCATTTATGTATAATCCTTAAGGACTTGGCAGCATCTGTTTTTGGTGATTTAGAGGTACTTggtgatttttcattttgttctAATTCGCTTCtgattttttcattttcattgtCAGTACTCATAGCAAGTAATTGATCGATTGTTGTTTCCACTGCCCCTTGATTAGACCTTAATACAGCCTaaaaaacaattaaataaaataattttgagcAACGTGTTacgttaattttttataattactaTAGTATGAAATCTAAAAAAGTGCAACGaaagatttattataaatattatgttaATTTGTTAAACAAGTTTACCTCGATCACATCGTCATCCATTTGTGgaaacatatttttaaaatcAGCCATAGCCTGATAAAATTCTAAGGTGGTTTGCTGTTGTTGTTCCATAGCAGAAGCCATTTcttaaattattacaaaattgcTAATCTAAATGGTGAGTTAATTgcaattatataatttttaacaatcggTCGTAGGATTCGCGACACGATTATCAATTATAGTCTTACCTTAACGAATTACGAAATTAAAATGTTTCGAAAACATGAGTAGATAAATTGTTGTCCATAACGATATCAGTTCTCGATTACTATATCCACGTTATATTACTTAGTTCGAATGATAATTTACATTTTACAATACTTTCTCGCTTAAtcgattatattattatacatcgtaattaattaatattattatataccaTTAAATTACATAAAATGTCCATGCATATTATTGAATGTAACATTCGAGATCCGACAATAGCGTTTCATAACAGTAAAGGAAGACTTGTCAACTGTCAAACTTCGACAGATCttttcttatttatattatagaaAAGAAACTTGTCATTTTATCTTTTCATTTTAACGATGAACATGGAGCAACAACGGCATTGTAATAAATCTATATTCTTGCGTGTTACCAACGTACTGTACGACGCGCGCAGCGAAACCCACGCCGTAACGGATCCGAGCAAGAACTAACGAAGCCGACCGGCGGGGCGGGCGGCGAGTGACGAGTGGCGACGACCATGCCACTAACTAACCAAATAAGTGCGATGCACGCGGGTAACAGCAGCGCTCCCTGCGTTCATTCTAGAAAGTTACAGTGGTATCATATAATACTTATTGTTAGTGACTGGAGTGCGAGCTATGCCGAATGAGAGTTCGATTATGCACCGAATAGACGGAGACGCACTGAAATCAAACTCGTGTTATCTGCAAGTGTTTCGCGAAGCTACTGCAAACCGAGCTACATGCTAGAATTATTCAGACTCTCTCCGAGTCGGGTCCTTTGGGCTCCCGGCGGGCTACGTGctcgagaaatggagacctcgcagTATCCGCTTTCCTATAAAAATCGATTTGatccttttaaacaaaataattatttggcattactaaactagaagatcgaaggaactttgcttccttctatcactctagtttagtaatctaatTTTTAAGTTCTATCCTTCTTCGGGTGTTGACTCGGcaacaacctccacgtggtaagACCCGATAATCGATATTACCCACGATAGAAACGTTCCTCTTCGTGGGTAAcatcgagctaatggctgcgaatttagaattgtttctcgaGACATAAACTTTTAGAAGATCTAAGATCTCATTTCGCaaaaaaaaactataaaaaTTTCCGTAATTTCTCACTTCATCTTGCGTTTGTTtgtgtaacctgttggtaacgttgcgaatgataCTTGATCGTAATTAATATTtagtatatattttttaaatgttgtcGACGCAATATGTAGTATAATTTATCGATACGTCCATATAAATAACTTTTCACCGAGTTTCATGATAAAGGATAATTcctcgtgtttttttttttattttttattaattaaaataatgtacatcaagaacatttttcaatatttgaaaGTGTCATTGGTGATGTGAGGCGGGTTGCGAAATGCTAACAGCGAAACCATGCTTCGGCGAACACCCTTGTATCGTACACACTGTACTTGGTTTACCGAGAACGGCTTATTCAAATTAGAATAGTCGAATAATTTCGTAAAGTACATTGATATCGCTATGGCGTATTGCAcgcttttttctgtttttaacaTTTGACAAttgttcattttcatcagaaaaaACTAGTGGATATTTTGCAAAACACGTGCGATGCGCCATAATAGACAATGATATTTTATACGCTTGTGCCaaagtaaaagtatgtaaatccgtTGAACAATTTTTCTGAAATGGTGTACATTGTTTCGCATAAATCTTTACATTATCTATTTCGATACATTCCTAAACTATAATAGGGTTCCTCTCGTGACACATCAGCCTCTGCTGCTTCTAAAGTTTGCTATCTAAACGCAATTCGAGCCTCTTTTGCATTATTTGCAGCCATTGCGTGTAATCGTTGGGGAGTCGCTGCACGTGTCTCAGTCTCGGCAAACATTCGCAGCGTTCAGACCAAATTTATAAATCGATGACCTCTATTAATTGCAAAACGCTATCGTATCTATTATTGAAAACGCAGAAAGCCATTAACACCGCTATCTCAACTATTTCAAAGCCACTCGTTGGTGACTCGTTCacactttcattattatttaaaatattaaaataattcagtaaaATAATTTCCGATTATATTTAAGGGTGTAAACGAAAGGGTGTTTACTGGTGTCGAGTGGTCAGATTGTCGAGGTACCATTCGACTCGGGAGTGCGCGCTAACCATAAAAGTGGCTACACCTTCCTCGTTGTTTTGCATTTTCAAAGAAACTGTTCGCATAATAATTCTACGACTATACATTTTACGAAAGAGATACTGCAAGTCCCACTAAGGAACTATTAATAAAAAGTAATATGATCGTACACTGCCTCTTGTAAATATTAGTACACCCGATCGAAACGTGATAATACGTTATAAATCCAAGAAAATAAGTATTCCAGTAATCTCCTGGGTGTCGTTTCAAACGAATCTGtgaaattgaaatgtttaaaaaatttcgGCCATGCGTTCTAACACGTACGAGCGGGGCaacgtaattaattattttgctacCGAGATTTTACAGAAATAGAAATACATTACTGCCTCGAAAGATGCTTGCCTGTCAGATCTTTGACCTTGTAAATTGCTAGCCTCGCCAATCTTCCGACTACGTATGCCCGGCGGCCAGCGCCCGAAAACGATAAGGCACGTGCTGAGTCATCCACTAATGAAAaatgaaacttttatttgtttgttttatCTTTAGTAAGTAGGAAAGTACTTTTAACGTATTGGCAAGATGTTTTCCAATCAAAGGGAGACCAAATACGACGTCGTTTCAACGATTTTTAGTCAGTCTGACTACTACGTATGTATGTACACCGGGCGGTATTATAACCTTTCGCTACTACCGATAACTTAGGATCTATTCGCATTACCGATCATTTAAACTGTACGTATTTACAATTGTAGCGTGAATCAAACGAAGAAAAGGCAAAAGCGTAACTTAAAACAGACCGGATAATCCGAATAGGGAATCCTAAATCATTCACCACGAAATAATCTGTGGTCACGACGTACGACCTCGCAAAGTATTCTGCACACGGTACAAGAATCGTTGTACTGGACATTAGTTACGTTGTTAGAAATGCTCTCTTTCGTTTAATACGTTGACTGTCACGGTGATTACTGGTGGAAATCCTTACGATAAACGAATCCTAATACAACAGAATAACACGAGTACTTATTATTTGTTACGTTTGAAAGAGCGTCGAGGATGTTTACAGATAAAGAAAGTTGGCCGCTGCGtggcagtcaacgcgttaagaaattatttttaaaacaataatCGTATATCTGAGACAACCaagtaataaaatattattgctTGGGCACATGCCGCTGCCGGCTCGTACGACCAAACTGCGTCGTAGACGTTTCACGAACCGTACGGCCATATTGCGTACCGGTAGCGAAAGTATTAATTTCTGTCGCCCAAAGAGAATAATGATCACCTCTTCCTTCTCCTTCTCGGCAAGCTTCGAGTCGTCGCGCGGCTACAATTCTATACGACA
The window above is part of the Colletes latitarsis isolate SP2378_abdomen chromosome 2, iyColLati1, whole genome shotgun sequence genome. Proteins encoded here:
- the LOC143349743 gene encoding CUE domain-containing protein 1, giving the protein MASAMEQQQQTTLEFYQAMADFKNMFPQMDDDVIEAVLRSNQGAVETTIDQLLAMSTDNENEKIRSELEQNEKSPSTSKSPKTDAAKSLRIIHKWQPALLGPLPDTFLKLSQVPKENFDSSYLTDYSMLEDESIAMFLQNEEFMAELRWNEDFLSTLESDTKIPGTNLEKCSGQVGHDDEDLFKERLKNMGKMSRRKFAQLTKVFTRSKKRGGRQLLPPTASCDDLLDPEESSRSQS
- the Swip gene encoding strumpellin and WASH-interacting protein, translating into MIESSAWNAKKDETIYKAVGSIHLRKYGQFFEQLSEKTWRKDSTLEYFMEGPLRLIYKPVEDVSLIFLIEMENKFLLKLLATVAGTCREIRLLEIEAKTFYKKLFTHGERDVENNQNNITSLLSDLQDLFVFVNRVWTVAHLTTEQLSSLAGNPNEVYLPVLIEHFIDLFVIVLTLDEIIESQPSLLEQWKQYRIHVHSIMHNPSQFGIVESKLHTFDKLLKVLQEHLLKKVIFSRTIERVMDINKSTMMNEQITNYLKNIMSDVENKSNSNAASNKNWIRVNIGVVVLTKSFGTCDKKLIKRVMENNKKFYAVTLIGNVIWLPSKFLSDFLPKEASNYTVSPQVGEKILILRTQKLSQTVNNLIHKAVLWCIEMPNIMKTHLQVSDIEQKQFLLVDLVNLLSQIKETISFIMNMHATLIKPMNRNTVHLICRLIEVEKSLENTFYILGPLIVQSQSQVLQYLSYNISIMLENARKSLIQKDKGYSKERLDTLSLIGLSIKILNGPASADRRLIIRCALACAAQLTDIFKEEDTVKLRFLLDNYDTIAELHDVISEICDYSILLHHQNIIPAYFSFVTDSNLNINHIVHLFGAFNSTISEQEGSDLKEKRIVQLKEMLIKNILEPVCNEIEIDLRLHVHAHLKLDSTNPFNFGVKDGGRVVQSLPLPLANSMIFAKRFIEHYLDDMFYNLTTVKLHDWRTYGMMHALARYKLNLDTVQNYLPTQTLEQGLDALEIMRNIHVFVSKYLYNLNTQTFIEHISNNKHLNTIGIRHIANSIRTHGTGIMSTTVNFVYQFLRVKLHTFSQFLFDEHIKSRLMRDIRFIKAQRENGETPYTYERAEKFQKGIRKLGMTADDLSYLDQFRQLITQIGNALGYVRLIRSGGLHASSNAISFLPNIDSSVSFELLCKNLNYSIITQAAARCLQDDITNLVRNFTEGIQYFKLLVDVFASAFRDTESHHLQQFYAIVPPLTLSFVDNSISNKEKMLKKNQTGAAFTDDGFAMGIAYINALLDQSSELDGLHWFKTVEQHINAEKEAAKNKNDHGDEKLQQTRALTLKRLRERSAEFQLLYYSLSGARVFFKQSDI